From a region of the Candidatus Sysuiplasma acidicola genome:
- a CDS encoding ABC transporter ATP-binding protein produces MIDAQDLTKKFGDSTAVDSVTFSVNKGEVFGLLGSNGAGKTTTVRMLCCLISKTGGSARIGDLDTSDKTDAMKIRKMIGIVHENVGLYETLSAYANLEFFGRMYEAPADLIKNNVEKYLKMLDIWGKRDQPIASFSKGMKQKVAIARALIHEPEVLFMDEPTANLDPEASRTIRDVILDLKREKRTIFLNTHNLDEAQRICDRVGVMRTRLIAVDTPQNLEKAISSKKTIIVLENMSDDILQAVKSRHPRYMEVNGNSLLLEMADPQTETPAMVNSIVAAGGKIRSVNESGASLEDVYLKLIREADR; encoded by the coding sequence ATGATCGATGCACAGGATCTGACCAAGAAATTCGGTGATTCGACTGCTGTAGACTCTGTGACCTTTTCTGTAAATAAAGGGGAAGTTTTCGGGCTGCTCGGTTCCAACGGGGCAGGCAAGACAACAACGGTAAGGATGCTCTGCTGTCTCATCTCCAAAACGGGTGGAAGCGCGAGAATAGGGGATTTAGACACTTCCGACAAGACGGATGCCATGAAGATAAGGAAGATGATTGGCATCGTGCATGAAAATGTCGGCCTCTATGAGACACTGAGTGCGTATGCGAATCTTGAATTCTTCGGCCGCATGTACGAAGCGCCTGCCGACCTGATAAAGAATAATGTGGAAAAGTACCTCAAAATGCTCGATATCTGGGGAAAGAGAGATCAGCCAATCGCTTCTTTTTCCAAGGGGATGAAACAGAAAGTCGCCATTGCAAGGGCCCTGATTCATGAACCGGAAGTGCTGTTCATGGACGAACCCACGGCAAACCTGGACCCCGAAGCTTCCAGAACCATCAGGGATGTCATTCTTGATTTGAAGAGGGAGAAGAGAACAATTTTTCTGAATACACACAATCTGGACGAGGCTCAGCGTATCTGTGATCGGGTAGGTGTAATGAGAACAAGACTAATCGCCGTCGATACGCCGCAGAACCTTGAAAAGGCCATTTCCAGCAAGAAAACCATTATTGTTCTTGAGAACATGAGCGACGATATCCTCCAGGCTGTAAAATCCCGTCATCCCAGGTATATGGAGGTAAACGGAAACAGTCTGCTTCTTGAAATGGCAGACCCTCAGACTGAGACGCCAGCTATGGTCAACTCCATAGTCGCAGCAGGAGGGAA